A stretch of DNA from Sugiyamaella lignohabitans strain CBS 10342 chromosome B, complete sequence:
CCAACCGTCAAAGAGTTCTCAACTGAGTTCCAAGACTCTGAGAAAAAATTTCTATCAGGCGAGAGCCCGGTAATTCAGGGTCCATTCTCGTTTCCCTAGATAACATAACATGCGGCTAACAACCCCTCTTCTCGAACCAATAAGGTACTTTGATCGACTCATGCAGGGATGTCGATCACTCAGGGGGTGACGAtcatttttcaggggtaaaacAACCCAACCCAGTTTTCACACTATCCGCCATCAGAGCATCTACTGCCCTCAATCTCGTTCCTATTTTTGTACGTTTGAGCTACTACGTCACCGCCACTCGATACTGGCCACCAGATTCAAACTACTGGGAGTAGTCCTACGTGACCAACGGTTGTTCATTACTCAATAAATAGTTggaataataaataaacgcCTTTCTTATGGGTATACAGTTCACAGTTCTCATTAACCTCAAAATCTGACTGAGATCCAATTGTCTTGCTAATTATGATCATTCTCTATCTTGCTCTGGATGTTCTAACAAGCTCCCAAGCTACTTTTCACCGTGCGAAACACCATTGCTTCTTcggggacatgcctccggcggctggggctctgcctcagaccccgcagctcctctcgcttcgctcgagtcgagcgtctGGGTCCCAGCAGGATTCAAGCGTGGTCGAGTCAGACCATAAGTTGAGGCTGAACACAGCCAGAAAGCACCTGATTAAAGCTCTTATCTGACAATTGGCCTATTCACATTCTCCACTTCCAAATTTGATTCTTGATTTAAAGGTTTCAAAAGTTTTAAGTTTGCTTTCAGTGACTGAGAAGACCACCGAGCGAGCCCACAAGCGGGTCCAGTCGCCTGTTTCTCGGCAAACAAGTCTCGACACCCAAAATTCCCCCTACCACACTTAACCGCTCACCCccacagccccagccatctcctgcgaagcaggagccacggggtctggggcggagccccagccgccggaggcagcatgGACCACCCATGAAATGTGTGATCAGCGGCAtgcatataaataagatgCGATTCGCGTCTGTGGAGagaatcaacaaacaaacctGCTGATGGAAGCATTTCCGTGGTTGGCGTCGTTTGAAGACAGTGGACACCATGATTTAGGCGTGGTGCAGCGGGAGCGTGCTAGGCTCGCGTTGCTGGAAAAGAGAGACCGGCTGAAGGTCCTGCTCAAGCGGGCTCAGGACGATATCAATAAACTCAAGGGCCCTTCTGGAGACGgcgatgatgctgatggcCGCAAGAAAATTGAAGCTGATAAGGATACAGTTGACCAGGAACTCATTAACAGTCTGCTGCAATCTAATGACTCGGAACTGGTGGCTTGGGATCTGGAAAACAACGAGGACTCCAGCGACGAAGACCATGATTCTGGTGAGAATGAAGAGTCAGGGTCAAGATCGATATCCGAGGACATGTTTCGTCCGATCCGGACGGGTGCGGAAGCCAAGTTCCTCCTCGGCCTATTCCATGGGTTCACTCTAAAATCTACAAACTCTAAGCTCGTGTCGCGAAATATCCATGTCAACGAGTTCAGTGGCAGCTGTCGAGTTCGTGACGCTACTCCCAGCAGCACGGGATCCAAAAAACCCAAGAATACAATTCTATTCAATTTCAGCGTGAAAATGACGGTCACACTTCCTGATGAGAAGATCGACTCGTTCGAGATCCGAGTGTCACCCTGGGTCCGCAAAGAAATCGGACCGTTCCTCGACCGCATGCAATCTGACGGCAACATCAGTTTCTGTCTCTACGGTCTGGCCCAATACGGCACTCTTTTCATGAAACGCTACAACGTCTTCCACGAACTGGCCACCAAATACGGAGCTTCCGACCCGTTCTGGCGCAAATCCCCCTACATCACCCTCAAAACCGCCAAAGCCCTCATCACCGTCCACTGGCGCATCTCGCTCGACGACGTCGCCAATCCCCACTCGGAACTCGACCTGTCCCTTTCTCTACCGGCTGACGGTAAGTTTACGGTGCGGAGattttgcctccggcggctggggctccgccccagaccccgtggtgctccgcttcgcggagcggcgAGGACCGTGGGGGTGGGAATACTAACGAACCAGCACCTGTCAATCGCAGACACAAGTCCGTTTTCCAGACGCTGGTCGCGAAAAAGGGCGTCTCTCGAGCCGTTTCCGTGATATACGACAGCATCCGTTAACCCCCTGCTGGCAccccctcgcccgactcgagcgaagcgagaggagcagtggggtctggggcggagccccagccgccggaggcttGTACCCAGTCGAAAAAGAAGTGTATTTTAGTGTAGTATTTACAGTGTTAGGAGGCCACTTCCTGTAATAAATTATGGACGCCCATGACGTCGGGGCGTGAGGGGGCCGGGAGCGGGCGTTTGGCGTCGTGTTCGGGCTCGGTTTCGGTGTCGCCGTCGGGGTTGCCGTTaagtgatgatgattgtGAGTCGTTTGTGGTTTCGAGCCACCGGAGCGAACGGGTGAGTGCTCGTGTGATGGCCGTCTGCTCTTCGCCGTAGTCACCAGGGAACTCGTCGAGGGCTGGTGAGATGATGGGTGCTGCGAGTGACGATTTTCTGGACCGACGTCGTCGTGGTTGAGAAGTTCCGTCGGTGGTagaagaggctgctgatacAGCATTGTCGTATAAACTGGCAGaggtggctgctgctgatgctatAAGTGCAGGCTCTTGGTGCTGTAGCGATGCTAGCTCGTCGTCTGAGTTGTATAAAGCATCGAGGtctttgagtttggtcCAGGTACGTCGAAGAGCTCCTTGACGTCGACGGACTGCTCGACGACGTTGGTACTTTTCCTGCAGCATCTGCTTGATTCGGTGGCTGACCAACAGCTCtcgctgctcctcttgtTTACTTCGTTTCACGAGTTTGACTGTCAGCTTGACTTTGGTTTTATGTCCTGTTGGTCCATGTGCTTGTGATTGCAGTGGTtgtaattgttgttgttgctggtcgTGTGATGGAAATTGACCGTGTTGGTTGTCATAGTCCATTTCACGACTTGCATCGggctcttcttcgtcttctccAACCTCTTTATAATTATAAGCAGAACGAGCTCGTAGGGTTCGTTTGGTGGGAGTACCCACTTTCCGTTTTTTAGACCCTCCACTGGGTGTATTGTGAGAATCATCGAGAAGCCGCCTTCCTCCTCTGCCAGTCGACCCTCCACGACGTACTGGTGTCTCACCAAGTGGTGTGGTCATTGAAGTGTTGGCGGAATCCGATGTTCCTCCAAGACCAGCAGCTAAAGCTGCCATTCCAGAACCGTCATCAGGAACCTGGTTGGTTTGAATCAGATATTGAGCACGCACTTTGGTCATTTCAGCACCAAACTCCTTTTCAGAAATAGGGTCGACATTCTCCAATTCAACCTCTTCAGGTGACAATCGTCGAAGAGCAGGGATTCTTTGACCGTCCTGTTGGCCAACACCGAATGGATTGGCCAGTAGCTGCTCTCGAGACCCGTCCGTTTCAAGATAAGCATATACCAGCCACAGAAACGCGCGTGCTCGACTCTCACTAGACAGCTCTTTATTCATAATAAGATCGAAAAACTCGAAATTGTCGGTGAAATACGTCTCCTCCACTTTCGAAGCATATGTagacaacaaaaacaacaagTTAATGGGGTTGGTACGAGGTTTGGCTCGTTCTGGTGCCATGAGATCCTCTAAAGTACCCGGTTCAGGCCGGTCTTCACAAGCTCCTTTCaaaatacttttcaatCGAGGAGCATCCTGGAGCTGTTTATAATCCGACTGGTTCGATCGTGATTGTAGTGAGGGGATCGGATGGTATGTTCTAAGTTGAGCTTTCATTTCTGGAAAGAAATTGAGGGTTGTATTCATACGACCGACATTGACCAGAAGACACACCATAGCCATATTCAATCCAGCTTTTTTATCTCCCAGCAGCTTTTCACGTAACACTTTTGAACATTTAGACGATCGAGCCATGGCATCCACATATATATCAGCAAATGTATAATTACTGCCAGTACCAGCATAGCTGTTACCAAACACCTCTGCTGTATTATTAAACACCGAACTCAAGAAATCGTACTGAATGTCGACTCTCCATAGCGGCTCGCCATCAccttttttcaaatgacGAACCTTAGTAGCTATTAACAGGGTCTGATAAGTTCGATTATAAGTACGTTTGGCACCACTTGAGGGAGTTGAACCAGCAGTGGTCGACCCATCCTGAGAACCGCCAGTGctaccagttccagcaccagcagctcctgtTAGTGAGGGTTTTCGACCTGGTTTTCCACCTTTCCGCTTGACTTTACCACCACTTTTAGGAGTCGAAAGATCAGACTCGCCAGTCGCACCGCTGGCTCTCGATATCGAACCACGCTTGCCCTTTCCTCGAGGTGTGCTCCCAGCTCTGATGTCCTCTGGCTGGACAAACGTGTCTAATGATTGACCCACAAGATTCGGGTCTGGTGATCCAGCACCGACAATGACACCAGATCCAGGCCCGAAACCGACACCAGAATCAGGTCCTCCACCAGCTACCAAACCTCCACCAGCGACAGTTCCTCCAattccagttccagaaccatcagcagcaccaatggCAACACCAGAATCCGTGACCTGACCAGCAATTCCAGCAGCCACACTGCCATTGCCAGCAGGACCCGAAccaagaccaccaccattcTGATCCccaccagtagcaccagcaacaccgTAGCTGATGTGACCAGTCGAGTTCACAGCGGCTGAACCAGGGATTACAGGACCCTGGTGGTGAACTGCCGGGGATTTGGTGTCTTCATCGACATCATTCAACAAACCCGCAACAGAAAACGACGACCGTTTAGGCTGGACTGGCTGATCCTCcgtagcagcaccagcagcaggccTGTCGCCATTCTCCGCAAGACTCACTGGAATATGAACAATCATACTCGGTCGTCTGCTATTTTCCATTTTTGTTGCACTAAAAAAAGTTGGCACAAACAAACGCAAGCAGTCCTGCCGTGACGGGATTTTCTGCTTTGTCACTTCTGCGTTCCTCTACGACCAACTTTGTTCTGCTCCCGCCGTTTCAGGCCGCTCACTCTCACCTCACTCGGCTTCGCATACAGCGACATAACCAACTGGTGAACTACAGCCGCACCTCAGacgggggtgtgcctccggcggccgggctctgcccggacccgtggctcctctcgcttcgctcgagtcgtttttcgGGGGGTCTCAGCCTggaaatctcctgcgaagcaggagctaccagggtctggggcggagccccagccgccggaggcagatccaCTCTGCCGAGGTTGTCGGAAGCTTATTTTGACGGTGCGGGGTGTGGATTTAAACTCTCGTGGGAGCTGTATTTTGTAAACTGATTCACCTGCCAGGACCGTTGCGACCCGTAGAGAACCAGCTCGACTGGCCagcccgacgcccgactcgagcgaagcgagaggagcaacgggtccgggcagagcccggccgcaggaggcagcacccgCCACGGAGAAGGATAAAAGAGGAGTAGATTTCTATTATAGCAGTTGGGTTTGGTCGCTGTCGGCATCATGGTTCGTTGACGAGCTGGTGGACCCGTGGGAGacctcgtcgtcgtcgtcgtcgtcgctAACGTCGGTGTCGACACGGAAGATCTCGGTGTCGTCATCGACATCTTTGGATTTGGCGTATGTGTCGTAGATACCGCGGCCGgttttttgtgttttggtGTCGGGGTTGGGACTCGGCGACCGTGGTGGTAATCCGTCGTcggggtggtggtgatggtcgtcatcgtcgtcactTTCGTCGCTGTCGTCAACTCCGAAAAGTTCGCGttcttcatctgcttcagcagcagatggaATGAGATCGAATTCGTATGAAGAGTTCGATTGACGACCGCGGAGTCTGGCAAGCAGGTCTTTTCTTCGTGACAGGAAAATGTAACTGACGACACCGAGAACGAACCCGGCAATAATCAGAATCGATCCGTATACCCACGAGAGGGTTTTGCCAGTGAGTCCGAACGTCGGGATCAGTGACCAAATAGACGACGGGGTGGCAGTAGCTGAtgcagtagcagcagctgaagtGGTGGCAGATGGTGCCGAACTGATAACTGGCACTTTTTCGTCGTCAGCTCCTGGCTTTTTAGTAGCTGTTGCAGTTGTAGTTGGAGTGGTTTGAGCACCAGGAACAGAAGCAGGGTTTGTAGATGGTTCTGATGGTGGTTGAGTTGTTGTTTCAGCAGGtggaggagcagcagcaggagctgtcgtttctgctggtggaggtggtgatggtgaagtTGTTGATTCAACAGGGACCGGTGAAGAGGTGCTGGCTGGAGGAGTGACTTCGTTATCGGGTTTGTTGTCTTCATCCAAACTAAACAGTCTGGCTTTGCTGGCATCTTTAGCTTCTCCCCATAGTTTTAGAGTCCAGTCAACCAATTCGCCATCAAGAGtctcttttttgttgttgtagaCATGCAACTGCCAGTCACCCACACCCGACTCTCCCCAGTGAGCAACGCTCATGAACGTCCAGTCAACAATACCATCAGCAGACTGGTCTTTGATTCTAGGAGCAGCCAGTTCTGATTTGACTCCGTCTGGACTGGTCAACACCACTGTCAACGAACCACGATTGATATGTCTAATATTGACCAGCACATTGACGTGTTCGATTCGCTCGACATTGGCTTTACTGAGTTCGTCTGCAGTGACACTGATGAGCGACTTGGATCCTCCATTGGCTCCATCAGGATCAAACTTTATGGCTCCATTGACAACGGCCTTGGGTGAAAAGAACCAACTTTGTGGTTTAACCACTTGCCAGGTCTTAGCTCGTTCGACAATGGCATACGTATCAAGCTTACCATAA
This window harbors:
- the IES1 gene encoding Ies1p (Subunit of the INO80 chromatin remodeling complex; relocalizes to the cytosol in response to hypoxia; GO_component: GO:0031011 - Ino80 complex [Evidence IDA] [PMID 12887900]; GO_component: GO:0031011 - Ino80 complex [Evidence IPI] [PMID 24034245]; GO_component: GO:0005829 - cytosol [Evidence IDA] [PMID 22932476]; GO_component: GO:0005634 - nucleus [Evidence IEA,IEA]; GO_component: GO:0005634 - nucleus [Evidence IDA] [PMID 14562095]; GO_component: GO:0005634 - nucleus [Evidence IDA] [PMID 22932476]; GO_function: GO:0003674 - molecular_function [Evidence ND]; GO_process: GO:0042766 - nucleosome mobilization [Evidence IDA] [PMID 12887900]; GO_process: GO:0006355 - regulation of transcription, DNA-templated [Evidence IEA]; GO_process: GO:0006351 - transcription, DNA-templated [Evidence IEA]), whose product is MENSRRPSMIVHIPVSLAENGDRPAAGAATEDQPVQPKRSSFSVAGLLNDVDEDTKSPAVHHQGPVIPGSAAVNSTGHISYGVAGATGGDQNGGGLGSGPAGNGSVAAGIAGQVTDSGVAIGAADGSGTGIGGTVAGGGLVAGGGPDSGVGFGPGSGVIVGAGSPDPNLVGQSLDTFVQPEDIRAGSTPRGKGKRGSISRASGATGESDLSTPKSGGKVKRKGGKPGRKPSLTGAAGAGTGSTGGSQDGSTTAGSTPSSGAKRTYNRTYQTLLIATKVRHLKKGDGEPLWRVDIQYDFLSSVFNNTAEVFGNSYAGTGSNYTFADIYVDAMARSSKCSKVLREKLLGDKKAGLNMAMVCLLVNVGRMNTTLNFFPEMKAQLRTYHPIPSLQSRSNQSDYKQLQDAPRLKSILKGACEDRPEPGTLEDLMAPERAKPRTNPINLLFLLSTYASKVEETYFTDNFEFFDLIMNKELSSESRARAFLWLVYAYLETDGSREQLLANPFGVGQQDGQRIPALRRLSPEEVELENVDPISEKEFGAEMTKVRAQYLIQTNQVPDDGSGMAALAAGLGGTSDSANTSMTTPLGETPVRRGGSTGRGGRRLLDDSHNTPSGGSKKRKVGTPTKRTLRARSAYNYKEVGEDEEEPDASREMDYDNQHGQFPSHDQQQQQLQPLQSQAHGPTGHKTKVKLTVKLVKRSKQEEQRELLVSHRIKQMLQEKYQRRRAVRRRQGALRRTWTKLKDLDALYNSDDELASLQHQEPALIASAAATSASLYDNAVSAASSTTDGTSQPRRRRSRKSSLAAPIISPALDEFPGDYGEEQTAITRALTRSLRWLETTNDSQSSSLNGNPDGDTETEPEHDAKRPLPAPSRPDVMGVHNLLQEVAS